The region GGAATTCGTCTGAGAATAGGTGAGATTAAATAAGAGTTAAAAGTTTTTTAGAATTATAAATTTAATAAATTATATCATGAAAGTAGTACGTAGTATTTTAGTAGTAGTAGCGTTTTTGTTTGCCACGAGTATAGTTTCGGCACAGGATAAAAAAGAAAACGCAAAAGAAGAGCAGGTTGTTTTTTTTTTTTTTTTTCACTGCGAAAACTGTGAAAACAGAATCAAGAAAAATATTCCTTTTGAAAAAGGAGTGAAGGACTTGACCACAGATTTGAGCAAGCAATTGGTGACAATCACCTACAAAACCGACAAAACTGACA is a window of Chitinispirillales bacterium DNA encoding:
- a CDS encoding heavy-metal-associated domain-containing protein is translated as MKVVRSILVVVAFLFATSIVSAQDKKENAKEEQVVFFFFFHCENCENRIKKNIPFEKGVKDLTTDLSKQLVTITYKTDKTDSDKLKKSIEKLGYICKEMKEK